In the genome of Ignavibacteriales bacterium, one region contains:
- a CDS encoding DUF4350 domain-containing protein: MKRLSTGIVTVTIMFSILFYSSFVLAQQFGDSTYTPKIDNPVYNYGEGPTIFIDEAHNNFHTMQGRYKPFADVLAKDGYVIKPFSTQFTVEELAGCKILVIANALNERNISDWTLPTPSAFTPDEIEQLAEWVSSGGSLFLIADHMPFPGAAMELAQRFGFRMNNGFAGDTTQLGSPDLFTLRDKTLAKNIITTGRNVSESVDSIISFTGQAFQIPGDAYSVLNFNSNFISLMPDTAWNFNDSTPKISVEGWSQGAVKKYGKGRIITWGEAAMFTAQVSNERRVGLNTPRAKCNLQLLLNIIHWLDGKLD; encoded by the coding sequence ATGAAGAGACTATCCACAGGCATTGTCACTGTAACCATTATGTTTAGTATACTGTTTTACAGCAGCTTTGTGCTTGCCCAACAGTTTGGTGATTCAACTTATACTCCAAAGATTGATAACCCGGTATATAATTATGGTGAAGGACCAACTATATTTATTGATGAAGCGCACAATAACTTTCACACTATGCAGGGGCGGTACAAACCGTTTGCGGATGTACTTGCAAAGGACGGGTATGTTATAAAACCATTCAGCACTCAGTTTACGGTGGAAGAATTAGCAGGGTGTAAGATCCTTGTGATTGCAAATGCATTGAATGAGAGGAATATTTCCGACTGGACTCTGCCTACACCTTCAGCTTTTACTCCCGACGAAATTGAGCAGTTAGCGGAATGGGTCAGCAGCGGAGGAAGTTTATTTTTAATAGCCGATCATATGCCTTTCCCCGGCGCTGCTATGGAGCTTGCTCAGAGGTTTGGATTCAGAATGAATAACGGTTTTGCAGGTGACACAACCCAGTTAGGCTCGCCTGATCTTTTTACATTAAGGGATAAAACTCTTGCAAAGAATATTATCACCACAGGCAGGAATGTTTCTGAATCTGTTGATTCAATAATTTCGTTTACGGGACAGGCATTTCAAATACCGGGTGACGCTTATTCAGTTCTTAATTTCAACAGCAATTTTATTTCGTTAATGCCTGATACAGCGTGGAATTTTAATGACAGCACTCCTAAAATATCTGTTGAGGGCTGGTCGCAGGGTGCGGTTAAGAAATACGGTAAGGGAAGGATTATTACCTGGGGTGAAGCGGCAATGTTTACAGCACAGGTTTCGAATGAGCGGAGAGTGGGTCTGAACACACCACGGGCAAAGTGTAATCTTCAGTTGTTGTTGAATATCATTCACTGGCTTGATGGGAAATTGGATTAA
- a CDS encoding SAM-dependent DNA methyltransferase, which produces MLTNSTTLKQKIDSLWLKFFAGGIANPLTAIEQMSYLIFLKRLEDNDNSNAAMAKRRNEKFTSLYKGNEDCRWSHWSHLPGDQMLKHVHNVVFEFLRNLGGETSTFTQHMQDAYFQIPKATLLQEAVNIIEDLQISEQNVDVQGDIYEYLLSRISQSGRNGQFRTPRHIIRMMVKLVDPKIGDRICDPACGTSGFLFNAYMHILEQNTSKDVLDYDEEGMPHHLIGDKITDKKLFKFLKTHALTGYDFDSTMTRIGAMNLMLHGIDNPNIKYTDTLSKSYNEKELYNIVLANPPFKGSIDENDVNQRFKTKTKKTELLFVELIYDLLVTGGRAAVIVPDGVLFGTSKTHIDIRKILIDNCKLEGIISMPSGVFKPYAGVSTAVVIFQKGGITDNVWFYDMEADGFTLDDKRNKTDKNDIPDILAKWKEKDRHPELTEGHPELVSGSASVSESKEAKKMLKQVQHDKKKWICVDVKDIRENKYDLSISRYKPIEYEEIVYEKPDVIMEKVLKYEADIAENISEIKKYLKR; this is translated from the coding sequence ATGCTCACCAACTCCACAACACTCAAACAAAAAATAGATTCTCTCTGGCTTAAATTCTTTGCTGGTGGAATTGCTAATCCACTTACAGCTATTGAGCAGATGTCTTACCTCATCTTCTTAAAACGTCTTGAGGATAATGACAACTCAAATGCTGCAATGGCTAAAAGAAGGAATGAAAAATTCACGTCGTTATATAAAGGCAATGAAGATTGCCGATGGTCGCATTGGTCTCATTTACCCGGTGATCAGATGCTAAAACACGTTCACAATGTCGTGTTTGAATTTCTAAGAAATTTAGGAGGGGAAACGAGTACATTCACACAGCATATGCAAGATGCATACTTTCAGATCCCGAAAGCAACTCTCCTTCAGGAAGCAGTTAATATTATTGAAGACCTTCAAATAAGTGAACAGAATGTTGATGTTCAGGGCGATATATATGAATACTTATTGAGCCGGATTTCTCAATCAGGTCGCAATGGACAGTTCAGAACCCCGCGTCATATTATCAGGATGATGGTAAAGCTTGTTGATCCGAAAATAGGTGACAGGATTTGCGATCCTGCCTGCGGAACTTCGGGATTTTTATTCAATGCTTATATGCACATACTCGAACAGAATACAAGCAAGGATGTTCTCGATTACGATGAAGAAGGAATGCCGCATCACCTGATTGGCGATAAGATTACAGATAAAAAACTTTTTAAGTTTCTTAAAACTCACGCACTAACCGGTTACGACTTCGATTCCACAATGACACGCATCGGTGCAATGAACCTGATGCTTCACGGAATTGATAATCCGAATATCAAATACACAGATACACTTTCTAAATCTTATAATGAAAAAGAGCTTTACAATATTGTTCTTGCAAATCCTCCGTTTAAGGGTTCAATAGACGAGAACGATGTTAATCAGAGATTCAAAACAAAAACGAAAAAAACAGAGCTGCTTTTTGTTGAGCTTATTTATGACCTTCTTGTAACAGGAGGAAGAGCAGCGGTTATTGTGCCCGATGGAGTTTTATTCGGAACGAGCAAAACGCACATTGATATCCGCAAAATTCTTATTGATAACTGCAAGCTTGAAGGAATAATCTCAATGCCTTCAGGAGTGTTTAAGCCGTATGCAGGAGTTTCTACTGCCGTTGTTATTTTTCAGAAAGGTGGTATTACAGATAATGTCTGGTTCTACGATATGGAAGCAGATGGTTTTACACTCGATGATAAAAGAAATAAAACAGATAAGAATGATATACCGGATATTTTAGCAAAGTGGAAAGAGAAGGATCGTCATCCTGAACTGACCGAAGGTCATCCCGAACTTGTTTCGGGATCTGCATCTGTTTCGGAATCTAAGGAAGCAAAGAAGATGCTGAAACAAGTTCAGCATGACAAAAAGAAATGGATTTGTGTTGATGTTAAAGATATAAGAGAAAACAAGTACGATCTTTCCATCTCCCGTTACAAACCTATTGAGTATGAAGAAATTGTTTATGAAAAACCGGATGTAATTATGGAGAAAGTCTTGAAGTATGAGGCTGATATAGCAGAAAACATTTCTGAGATTAAGAAATATTTGAAGAGATGA
- a CDS encoding tetratricopeptide repeat protein has product MKEDFTELENEYKSLKSKLSEDGNNLTLLEKFAEVCCKLKKYKEAKEIYERLIKDQPKTSKYNYRLGKVLFELEKYNEALEQQNIAIEKWNNFQWAKYEKIKCLIALNKLNDVTELFTEFDSVIDGKGTDLILQKAITRLKFDLLFDIGEYGKAIELADKLTKLEPEDGFIPYKCGKIFLEQTQFEQALEKFQLADELLKKNYVKDKIAITLGHLEKLNEAAEIYKSIPFHQMDDYICQHYGRLLYKMERYEDAKQQLKYAVLKKGKSEFKSHYHLGLVYEKLKKYKNALQEFNIAQHLRKEQYKVDYSEALQKIETIKKNNVIDENELLEEYENFRKGIIVKYNSDRGFGFIKDTDTQQYFFHVKNCRYKDPKVGDNVKYFLVDGKKGKEANNVMIKKD; this is encoded by the coding sequence ATGAAAGAAGATTTCACAGAACTTGAGAATGAATATAAATCCTTAAAGAGTAAATTATCTGAGGACGGGAATAATCTAACGCTCTTGGAAAAATTCGCCGAAGTATGTTGTAAATTAAAAAAATATAAAGAAGCAAAAGAAATTTATGAAAGACTTATAAAAGATCAGCCCAAAACAAGTAAGTATAATTATAGATTAGGAAAGGTTTTATTTGAATTAGAAAAATATAATGAGGCTTTAGAACAGCAGAATATTGCGATTGAGAAATGGAATAATTTTCAATGGGCGAAATATGAAAAAATAAAATGCCTTATTGCTTTAAATAAATTAAACGATGTAACAGAATTATTTACTGAATTTGACTCCGTTATAGATGGGAAGGGCACTGATCTAATACTACAGAAAGCAATAACTAGATTGAAATTTGATTTATTGTTTGATATTGGAGAATATGGTAAGGCTATTGAACTCGCGGATAAATTAACAAAACTGGAACCTGAGGATGGATTTATTCCTTATAAATGTGGGAAGATATTTTTAGAACAAACACAATTTGAGCAGGCCTTAGAAAAGTTTCAATTAGCTGATGAATTGCTAAAGAAGAATTATGTTAAAGATAAAATTGCTATAACACTTGGTCATTTAGAAAAGTTGAATGAGGCTGCTGAAATTTATAAATCAATCCCTTTTCATCAAATGGACGATTACATCTGTCAGCATTATGGTAGATTGCTATATAAAATGGAAAGATATGAAGACGCCAAACAGCAATTGAAATATGCTGTTCTTAAAAAAGGAAAGTCTGAATTCAAATCTCATTATCATCTTGGATTAGTTTATGAAAAGTTGAAAAAATATAAAAATGCTCTTCAAGAATTTAATATTGCGCAACATTTAAGAAAGGAGCAATATAAAGTTGATTATTCAGAAGCATTACAAAAAATTGAAACGATAAAGAAAAATAATGTTATCGATGAGAATGAACTTCTTGAGGAATATGAAAACTTTAGAAAAGGTATCATTGTTAAATATAATAGCGATCGAGGCTTTGGTTTTATTAAAGATACTGATACTCAACAGTATTTTTTTCACGTAAAGAATTGCAGATATAAAGATCCTAAAGTTGGAGATAATGTGAAATATTTTCTTGTAGATGGCAAAAAGGGTAAGGAAGCAAATAATGTTATGATTAAAAAGGATTAA
- a CDS encoding helix-turn-helix transcriptional regulator, with product MSIIINIDVMLAKRKMSVTELSEKIGITMANLSILKNGKAKAIRLSTLEAICKALDCQPGDIIEYKNNG from the coding sequence ATGTCAATCATAATAAATATTGATGTAATGCTTGCAAAAAGAAAAATGAGCGTTACTGAACTTTCAGAAAAGATCGGGATTACAATGGCTAATCTTTCGATATTAAAAAACGGAAAAGCAAAAGCTATCCGGCTCTCAACCTTAGAAGCTATCTGTAAAGCATTAGACTGCCAGCCGGGTGATATTATTGAATACAAAAACAACGGGTAG
- a CDS encoding DUF262 domain-containing protein: protein MKEGIHSLYDFFNSNRLYRIPTYQRNYAWTKEKQLKDFWEDIFYLEDSKKYFLGTILVRLDGTVKDDSGFNEFERWEIIDGQQRTITTSIFIKVAIQKLKLKIRENGYDEKSKGRLEADLNERENIYLKKYELEKLKPLGEDAIFYQNYIIKYEDYPDETITPSQRRIKEARKYFEEKLDQLDIVGINSMLKKIDNSRVVIYPVEKRDEAVLIFETVNDRGKPLSDLEKVKSFLMYTIYLSSEDAYKLKENIEALQKNRRKLNKALEQINKTEKSLKEVEEIYGRIFRCLESLEKNKIKLDEDSILRYHYVLWDKEIRGDYDESFNYLVNIKNYFRNLVINNRNEVITKVLDYSKGLEKVFFALKELFVDLYESQDKNDLAEILNKITALSWLGNFYPLLISSWLRFYNKKDILINIFDCLEKYIFRVYLIGNRRSNAGVNTIYRLAYQLYMKEIAFSELINEIINLSDAYVDDEDFELFIKHKNFYSNYASKEIRYILYHYELHLRNTLGEPIDLSLLNILSEKFSVEHILAEELDIKDRPKELRKQKIWEEKLNTIGNLTLASASWNSSMGKKKFILKRDGDRKIKAKSDYPCYRDSIFKCQQELVKFNDFSLNQMNDRESKLYSFIVNNWEFNSY, encoded by the coding sequence ATGAAAGAAGGAATACATTCATTATATGATTTTTTTAATTCAAATAGATTATATAGAATACCTACATATCAACGGAACTACGCTTGGACAAAAGAAAAGCAACTCAAAGATTTCTGGGAGGATATTTTTTATTTAGAAGATTCAAAAAAGTACTTCCTAGGAACAATTTTAGTGAGACTTGATGGAACAGTAAAGGATGATAGTGGGTTTAACGAGTTTGAGCGCTGGGAAATTATTGATGGGCAACAACGCACAATTACTACTTCCATCTTCATAAAAGTAGCAATTCAAAAATTAAAATTAAAAATAAGGGAGAATGGTTATGATGAAAAATCCAAGGGAAGGCTAGAGGCAGATCTTAATGAACGTGAGAATATTTATTTGAAAAAATATGAATTAGAAAAGCTAAAACCACTAGGTGAGGATGCAATATTTTATCAAAACTATATTATAAAATATGAGGATTATCCTGATGAGACGATAACACCTTCTCAAAGAAGAATTAAAGAAGCAAGAAAATATTTTGAAGAAAAATTAGATCAACTTGATATCGTAGGAATTAATTCAATGCTTAAAAAAATTGATAATTCAAGAGTAGTAATATATCCGGTTGAAAAACGAGATGAGGCTGTCCTGATTTTTGAAACTGTAAATGACAGGGGCAAACCGCTTAGTGACCTTGAGAAGGTGAAAAGTTTTTTAATGTACACAATATATTTATCATCTGAGGATGCTTATAAATTAAAAGAAAACATTGAAGCGTTACAAAAAAACAGAAGAAAATTGAACAAGGCTCTTGAACAAATAAATAAAACAGAAAAATCACTCAAAGAAGTTGAAGAAATATATGGAAGAATTTTCAGATGCCTTGAAAGTTTAGAGAAAAATAAGATTAAACTCGACGAAGATAGTATACTTAGATATCACTATGTTTTATGGGACAAAGAAATCAGAGGTGATTACGATGAAAGTTTTAATTATTTAGTAAACATCAAAAATTATTTCAGAAATCTTGTAATTAATAATCGTAATGAAGTAATAACCAAAGTTTTAGATTATTCGAAAGGTCTAGAGAAAGTATTCTTTGCTCTCAAGGAGTTATTTGTTGATTTATATGAATCTCAAGATAAAAACGACTTAGCTGAAATATTGAATAAAATTACAGCATTAAGCTGGCTTGGGAATTTTTATCCACTTCTTATATCATCGTGGCTTAGATTCTATAATAAAAAAGATATACTAATAAATATTTTTGATTGCTTGGAAAAATATATATTCAGAGTTTATCTAATTGGGAATAGAAGGAGTAATGCTGGAGTTAACACAATATATAGATTAGCTTATCAGCTATATATGAAAGAAATTGCTTTTTCAGAGTTAATTAATGAAATAATAAACTTGTCAGATGCATATGTTGATGATGAGGATTTTGAATTATTTATAAAGCATAAAAATTTCTATTCGAATTATGCATCTAAAGAGATAAGGTATATTTTATATCATTATGAGCTGCACCTTAGGAATACACTAGGAGAACCAATTGATTTGTCTTTACTAAACATACTTTCTGAAAAATTTTCGGTGGAACATATTCTTGCAGAAGAATTAGACATTAAGGATAGACCAAAAGAATTGCGGAAACAGAAAATTTGGGAAGAAAAATTAAATACTATTGGAAATTTAACCTTAGCTTCAGCAAGTTGGAATTCAAGTATGGGCAAAAAGAAATTCATACTAAAAAGAGACGGTGACAGAAAAATTAAAGCTAAAAGCGATTATCCTTGCTACAGAGATTCCATCTTCAAATGTCAACAAGAACTAGTTAAGTTCAATGATTTCAGTTTGAATCAAATGAACGACAGAGAGAGTAAACTATATTCTTTCATAGTCAATAATTGGGAATTCAATTCATATTAA
- a CDS encoding DUF2924 domain-containing protein — MKKRNKQKHLVIQHLENISWEVLAQYPDVIKEMIKSKAGVYALYRKQKLYYVGLAANLMGRLMIHLKDRHKGVWDRFSVYLTFHNEHMKELESLMLRISKPPGNKVSGTFISSQSLRSTMHKKIKAENDNKLAQLLGGQFADRLQKMKLKQKKSGSGNLARLFEKRRVIKATHRGKNYLATIRLDGKIGYKGKVYDSVTAVAKVVTGRKSINGWVFWKIKNDKNFWVKMSEWRR, encoded by the coding sequence ATGAAAAAAAGAAATAAACAAAAACACCTTGTTATTCAGCACCTTGAAAACATTTCTTGGGAAGTTTTAGCACAATACCCTGATGTGATTAAAGAAATGATCAAAAGTAAAGCCGGGGTATATGCATTATATAGAAAACAAAAGTTATACTACGTCGGACTCGCTGCTAATTTAATGGGTAGATTGATGATACATCTAAAAGATAGACATAAGGGAGTTTGGGACAGATTCAGTGTTTATCTCACATTTCATAACGAGCATATGAAAGAGCTAGAATCATTAATGTTGAGAATAAGTAAACCTCCTGGCAATAAAGTGAGTGGAACGTTCATCAGTTCCCAAAGTTTGCGTTCTACTATGCACAAAAAAATTAAGGCAGAAAATGATAACAAATTAGCGCAATTGTTGGGTGGACAATTCGCTGATCGGTTACAGAAAATGAAGCTCAAACAAAAAAAATCAGGAAGTGGCAATCTTGCAAGACTCTTTGAAAAAAGACGAGTCATAAAAGCCACACATAGAGGGAAAAATTATCTTGCAACTATCCGACTAGATGGTAAAATAGGTTACAAAGGAAAAGTTTATGATTCAGTGACGGCAGTTGCAAAAGTTGTAACAGGTCGTAAATCTATCAATGGATGGGTATTCTGGAAAATAAAAAATGACAAGAATTTTTGGGTGAAAATGTCAGAATGGCGGAGGTAA
- a CDS encoding DUF2975 domain-containing protein has protein sequence MKKGSIIFLKIVICLIGILTLALMLWEPHLEGRNVNATVFEIYFKDPFLAYVYIGSIPFFFALYQAIKLLSYIDKNKIFSQHSVKAVRNIKYCGIALVIFIIGAEGYLFIFERGKDDITGAVMLGLIAIFITSVVTTAAGVFQKLLQNAVDLKAENDLTV, from the coding sequence ATGAAAAAAGGTTCAATAATATTCCTGAAGATCGTTATTTGTCTTATAGGAATTCTCACTCTTGCGCTGATGCTTTGGGAACCACATCTCGAAGGAAGGAATGTAAATGCGACAGTCTTTGAGATTTATTTTAAGGATCCGTTCTTAGCTTATGTTTACATTGGGTCAATTCCGTTTTTCTTTGCGCTTTATCAGGCTATTAAACTTTTAAGCTACATTGATAAGAATAAAATTTTCTCACAACATTCTGTTAAAGCTGTAAGAAATATTAAATACTGCGGGATTGCTCTTGTCATTTTTATTATCGGGGCTGAAGGATACCTGTTTATTTTTGAGCGAGGCAAGGATGATATTACAGGGGCTGTTATGCTGGGTCTGATTGCGATATTTATCACCTCCGTAGTTACAACCGCCGCAGGTGTTTTTCAAAAACTTCTGCAGAATGCCGTAGATTTAAAAGCCGAGAATGATTTAACAGTATAA
- a CDS encoding restriction endonuclease subunit S, which produces MNTNSNGWHIKSLAEICKITTGDKDVNEGDVNGDYPFFTCAAEPLRSVSHSFDGESILLPGNGANVGLVLYYNGKFEAYQRTYVLNNFSADVKYVFFHLRDRWKKSQENKQFGSATNYIRYDNIASYKIPLPPLPIQKQIAEILEKADEAKQKRKEANKLTDEFLQSVFIEMFGDPVKNPNGFKVVTIGDVISEVRDGPHVSPNYVNNGIPILSTRNVRPGLLLLDDIKYVSEEHYNYLTRNFKPRKGDVLLTKGGTTGYAKVVDFEWPFCVWVHIAVLRPKSIIHPRYLESALNSDHCYQQSQLYTHGIANHDLGLTRLIKIKLLLPPYELQQQFAEIVNKTEALKEKQKQSEQELENLFQSLMQKAFKGQLV; this is translated from the coding sequence ATGAACACGAACAGCAATGGTTGGCACATTAAATCTTTAGCTGAGATTTGTAAGATCACAACTGGAGACAAAGATGTAAATGAAGGTGATGTTAATGGTGATTATCCTTTTTTTACTTGTGCAGCAGAACCATTAAGAAGTGTAAGCCATTCTTTTGATGGAGAATCAATCCTTTTACCCGGCAATGGAGCAAATGTTGGATTAGTTTTATACTACAATGGAAAGTTTGAAGCTTATCAAAGAACTTATGTCCTCAATAATTTTTCTGCTGATGTTAAATATGTTTTCTTCCATTTAAGAGATAGATGGAAAAAATCTCAAGAGAACAAACAATTTGGTTCTGCTACAAATTATATTCGTTATGATAATATTGCTAGCTATAAGATCCCTCTCCCACCACTCCCAATCCAAAAACAAATTGCTGAGATACTTGAGAAAGCAGATGAAGCAAAACAAAAACGCAAAGAAGCAAACAAGCTTACAGATGAATTTCTGCAATCAGTATTTATAGAAATGTTTGGTGACCCGGTAAAGAACCCGAATGGATTTAAAGTTGTAACAATAGGTGATGTTATATCAGAAGTTAGAGATGGTCCTCACGTATCTCCAAACTACGTTAATAATGGAATTCCTATTCTGTCAACACGTAATGTACGTCCAGGTTTGCTGCTACTTGATGATATAAAATATGTTTCAGAGGAACACTATAATTATTTAACAAGGAATTTTAAGCCAAGGAAAGGGGATGTTTTACTAACGAAAGGTGGTACGACAGGTTATGCGAAGGTAGTTGATTTTGAATGGCCATTCTGTGTTTGGGTTCATATCGCGGTTCTCAGGCCTAAGAGTATAATTCATCCACGATACCTTGAGAGTGCACTAAATTCTGATCACTGTTATCAACAATCTCAACTCTACACACACGGAATAGCAAATCATGATTTAGGGCTTACTAGATTAATTAAAATTAAACTTTTATTGCCTCCTTACGAGCTCCAACAACAATTTGCAGAGATAGTAAACAAAACAGAAGCATTAAAAGAAAAACAAAAACAATCAGAGCAGGAGCTGGAAAATCTTTTTCAAAGCTTAATGCAAAAAGCGTTTAAAGGGCAGTTGGTGTGA
- a CDS encoding potassium/proton antiporter, protein MIGIDYILLITAILVIISILTVRVFANFGIPMLILFIGVGILAGSEGLGGIYFNDAALSQSVGIIALIFILFAGGLDTNWSSSKKILLPALSLATVGVLLTALIVAFFVSYFFNTTFLFGLLIGSIVSSTDASAVFSILRIGNVGLKGSLKPLLELESGSNDPMAVFLTIGTIELLLAPDKNAFDLILLFILQIGIGTAFGLSFGKLITLSINTLKFSNESLYIVFALALCIFTYAATAVIGGSGFLAVYISGIIIGNSQILQKKGITRFFEGLAFLSQVAMFLTLGLLVFPSQILEVIGTGLLISLVLIFVARPISIFLTMIPFKFNWKDKLFISWVGLRGAVPIILATFPLLAGVEHSDLIFNIVFFIVLTSALLQGWSINPVARFLKLASPLEKKKQLPLEFTPDEKLDTDLIDFIVSYDSTVIGKQIVDLGFPSDSRIVLIYRNEKSIVPSGGTLLEAGDTVLILVNKNNLNEIKQIFTM, encoded by the coding sequence GTGATTGGCATTGATTATATACTTCTAATTACGGCAATCTTAGTCATCATAAGCATTCTCACTGTAAGAGTATTTGCAAATTTTGGTATACCAATGCTTATACTTTTTATAGGTGTGGGTATACTCGCCGGTTCGGAAGGTCTCGGTGGAATATATTTTAATGACGCCGCATTATCTCAATCTGTTGGCATTATTGCATTGATATTTATTCTGTTTGCAGGTGGGCTTGATACTAATTGGTCTTCATCCAAAAAGATTTTGTTGCCTGCGTTGTCGCTTGCAACAGTCGGCGTGCTGTTGACTGCATTAATTGTTGCTTTTTTTGTTTCTTACTTTTTCAATACCACATTCCTTTTTGGTCTACTTATAGGATCAATTGTTTCTTCGACTGACGCATCCGCAGTATTTTCAATTTTACGAATCGGAAATGTCGGACTTAAGGGTTCACTAAAGCCACTTCTTGAACTTGAATCAGGCAGTAACGATCCGATGGCAGTGTTCCTGACGATTGGAACAATTGAACTTTTATTAGCCCCGGATAAAAATGCGTTTGACCTGATATTACTTTTTATCCTTCAGATCGGAATAGGAACTGCATTTGGTTTATCCTTCGGTAAACTAATTACATTATCTATAAACACTTTAAAATTTTCTAATGAAAGTCTATATATAGTATTCGCTTTGGCGCTCTGCATATTTACTTATGCAGCTACAGCGGTAATTGGCGGAAGTGGATTCCTTGCTGTTTATATTTCAGGAATTATAATCGGCAACAGTCAGATCCTTCAGAAAAAAGGAATTACAAGATTCTTTGAAGGACTGGCTTTTCTGAGTCAGGTTGCAATGTTTCTTACACTTGGGTTACTGGTTTTTCCATCTCAGATACTGGAGGTAATAGGAACAGGATTATTAATCAGTTTGGTTTTAATTTTTGTGGCAAGACCAATAAGTATTTTTTTAACGATGATTCCATTCAAATTTAATTGGAAAGATAAACTATTTATTTCCTGGGTTGGTTTACGCGGGGCAGTGCCTATTATACTTGCGACATTCCCTTTACTTGCAGGTGTTGAACACTCAGACCTTATTTTTAACATTGTATTCTTTATTGTCTTAACATCCGCATTACTGCAGGGATGGTCAATAAATCCGGTTGCAAGATTTTTAAAACTTGCTTCACCTCTTGAAAAGAAAAAACAACTGCCTCTCGAATTTACACCCGATGAAAAACTTGATACCGATCTGATTGATTTTATTGTCAGTTATGATTCAACAGTTATAGGTAAACAGATAGTCGATCTTGGTTTTCCCTCAGACAGTAGAATTGTTTTAATCTATCGAAATGAAAAAAGTATTGTTCCCAGTGGAGGAACATTATTAGAAGCAGGCGACACAGTTTTGATACTTGTAAATAAAAATAACCTGAATGAAATAAAGCAAATATTTACAATGTAG